The genomic region GGTTTTTCTCCTGTGTTGGAACGCTTTGTTCCACAGGAAGGTGCGAAGGTCGTGTTTCCCTGATATATGAAGATATTGCTTTCAAATGATGATGGTTATGACAGTGAAGGGCTGCTTGTCTTGGAAAAGGTGCTCATGGAAGATGGACACCAGGTCAGTGTATGTGCCCCATCTACCCAGCGCAGTGCCTCAAGCCATTCCATAACACTTTTTTCTGACATCAAGGTAAAGGAGTATGCGCCGTCCCATTACCGTTGTTCAGGGACTCCTGCAGATTGTCTTTTCTGTGGTTTTGGAAGCAACGTGCTTTCTCCTTCTGACTATGACCTTGTCATCAGCGGCATAAACAAGGGTTACAATCTTTCTTCTGACATGTTGTATTCAGGGACGGTAGGCGTAGCCCAGGAAGCCGCTATCTGGGGAATCAAATCCATTGCCATTTCCTGTTTCGATGATTTGAGCGGTACGTTTCCCTTTGAATTTTCTGCAAGGTTTCTCCTTGCACATCTGGAATCCTTTGTTTCCGTATGCAACAGGTGGACTTTCGTCAATATCAATGTACCGGCCAATCCAGATGGCTCCTGGAAAGTCGCAGACTTAGGTTTCCTCAATTATGGGGATGCATTTACCTGCGGGGAAGAAGAGGGTTCCTATAGGATCATAGGCGGTAAGACTCCTGTTGTAAGTGCACGGGACGGCAACTTTCCCGTTGATCTTGAGCTTGTCAAGGCTTCGGCTATTTCAGTAAGTGCAGTCCGTGTGTTGCCTACCGTCGATGCTGGCCTGCAGCAGAGGCTTCAGCAACTTTCTTCACAGGAGAGCTGATGATGGCATGGGATGACAAATGCAGGAGATGTGGTCTGTGCTGTCATGAGAAGATCCTTTATGAGGGAGAGCTTGTCATTGACCTTGATGCTCCCTGTCGCTTCTATGATTCCCAAACGAACTGCTGCAGCGTGTATAAGGATCGTTTTGTTTCCTGTGCTGAATGTCATAAGGTTACCGTATTGCGG from Spirochaetia bacterium harbors:
- the surE gene encoding 5'/3'-nucleotidase SurE, with protein sequence MKILLSNDDGYDSEGLLVLEKVLMEDGHQVSVCAPSTQRSASSHSITLFSDIKVKEYAPSHYRCSGTPADCLFCGFGSNVLSPSDYDLVISGINKGYNLSSDMLYSGTVGVAQEAAIWGIKSIAISCFDDLSGTFPFEFSARFLLAHLESFVSVCNRWTFVNINVPANPDGSWKVADLGFLNYGDAFTCGEEEGSYRIIGGKTPVVSARDGNFPVDLELVKASAISVSAVRVLPTVDAGLQQRLQQLSSQES